The following coding sequences are from one Eucalyptus grandis isolate ANBG69807.140 chromosome 11, ASM1654582v1, whole genome shotgun sequence window:
- the LOC104427388 gene encoding protein VAPYRIN-like, producing MDRLIGLEPSNVVAVRIEPGQKCSGHLTLRNVMYTMPVAFRLQPLNKPRYTVRPQSGIIPPLQTLTVEVTYHLPPGSALPASFPRCEDSFQLHSVVVPGAAVKDPSSTLDSVPSDWFTTRKKQVFIDSGVKVMFVGSPVLVRLVKEGSMDEVREVLERSDPSWGAADAADEQDQTLLHLAIAQARPDLVQLLLEFGADVEARGGYGSSPLEAAAAAGEALIAELLLARRARTERSETSTYGAIHLAAGGGHMDVLRLLLLKGADPDSPARDGSTALHLAVEERRRDCARLLLANGARTDVRSTGDGETPLHAAARLGDEQMVKLLLQKGANKDVRSRHGKTAYDVAVEHGHARLFDDLKLGDRLCAAAREGDARAINRLLESGAAVNGRDQHGWTALHRAAFKGRTDAVRTLLDKGVDVDARDEDGYTALHCGAESGQFDVAELLVKKGADVEARTNKGVTALQVAESLQYAGIMRILVHGGALKDGARQVGGVARFAKTMELRDEEIGNGGLKMKTTMKKKKKQARERPMRSSFDRSSMAAMAVSGA from the coding sequence ATGGACCGGCTCATAGGCTTGGAGCCGTCGAACGTCGTGGCGGTCCGGATCGAGCCGGGCCAGAAGTGCTCCGGCCACCTCACCCTCCGCAACGTCATGTACACCATGCCGGTCGCCTTCCGGCTCCAGCCCCTGAACAAGCCCCGCTACACCGTCCGGCCGCAGTCCGGCATCATCCCCCCTCTCCAGACCCTCACCGTCGAGGTCACCTACCACCTCCCGCCCGGCTCGGCGCTCCCCGCCTCGTTCCCGCGCTGCGAGGACTCGTTCCAGCTCCACAGCGTCGTCGTCCCCGGCGCCGCCGTCAAGGACCCGAGCTCCACCCTCGACTCCGTCCCCAGCGACTGGTTCACCACCAGGAAGAAGCAGGTCTTCATCGACAGCGGGGTGAAGGTGATGTTCGTGGGTTCGCCGGTGCTGGTGCGGCTCGTGAAGGAAGGTTCGATGGACGAGGTGAGGGAGGTGCTCGAGCGGAGCGACCCGTCGTGGGGTGCGGCCGACGCGGCAGACGAGCAGGACCAGACGCTGCTCCACCTCGCCATCGCCCAGGCGAGGCCCGACCTCGTGCAGCTGCTGCTAGAGTTCGGGGCGGACGTCGAGGCCCGGGGCGGCTACGGATCGTCGCCGCtcgaggcggcggcggcagccgGGGAGGCGCTGATCGCGGAGCTGCTGCTGGCGCGGCGGGCGAGGACGGAGCGGTCGGAAACCTCCACGTACGGCGCGATCCACCTTGCCGCCGGGGGCGGCCACATGGATGTCCTGCGGCTGCTGCTGTTGAAAGGGGCCGACCCGGACTCCCCGGCGAGGGACGGCAGCACGGCGCTCCACCTCGCCGTGGAGGAGCGGCGGAGGGACTGCGCGAGGCTGCTGCTCGCGAACGGCGCGAGGACCGACGTGCGGAGCACCGGCGACGGAGAGACGCCGCTGCACGCGGCGGCGCGCCTCGGCGACGAGCAGATGGTGAAGCTCCTCCTGCAGAAGGGGGCGAACAAGGACGTCCGGAGCCGGCACGGCAAGACGGCCTACGACGTGGCGGTGGAGCACGGCCATGCGCGGCTCTTCGACGACCTCAAGCTCGGCGACAGGCTCTGCGCCGCGGCCCGGGAGGGCGACGCCCGGGCGATCAACCGGCTCCTGGAGAGCGGAGCCGCCGTGAACGGCCGGGACCAGCACGGCTGGACCGCGCTGCACCGGGCGGCGTTCAAGGGCCGGACCGACGCCGTGAGGACGCTCCTCGACAAGGGCGTGGACGTGGACGCGAGGGACGAGGACGGCTACACGGCGCTGCACTGCGGGGCGGAGTCGGGGCAGTTCGACGTGGCGGAGCTGCTGGTGAAGAAGGGGGCCGACGTGGAGGCGAGGACGAACAAGGGCGTGACGGCGCTGCAGGTGGCGGAGTCCCTGCAGTACGCCGGGATCATGAGGATCCTCGTCCACGGCGGCGCGCTCAAGGACGGGGCCAGGCAGGTGGGAGGGGTCGCTCGGTTCGCGAAAACGATGGAGCTGAGGGACGAAGAGATCGGCAACGGagggttgaagatgaagacgacgatgaagaagaagaagaagcaggcgAGGGAGAGACCGATGCGGAGCAGCTTCGACCGGTCGTCCATGGCCGCGATGGCCGTGTCGGGAGCCTGA